CTAAATCGCAGTCACGTCCGGCTCCGTTGCATGTGAAAGGCGATTTATAGTGTACTTTTCGCTGTGATAGCAGATGAGGATTAAATATTCCTTCGGATAATAGCCCTTGCTGTGTCCTTTTTGCTGCTTCAAGTGCAACACCGAAAGCTCCGGTTAGACCAGGATGAGGAGGTACTATTATTTTTCTGCCGGTCAGAGCCGCCATGGCTACGGGAACAGCTTTGTTGTAACAAACTCCGCCTTGCATGAAAATTTTGTTTCCAACGGTGCGGTTTCCTTTAACTCTGTTGGAGTAGTTGATGCATATTGAGTATACCAGTCCGGCGACGATATCTGCAAGAGGAACTCCTTCCTGACTTGCAAGCTTTAAATCTGAGCCGATAAAGGCCGCACATTGATCGTTAAAATTGGGGGGATTTTGTCCTTTGAAAGCTACTTCAGCAATATCTGTTACTTCAATTCCAAGTGTTTCTTTGGCACTTTCCTCTAGAAATGATCCTGTTCCTGCGCTGCATGCTTCGTTCATGGCATAATCACAGGGAACTGAATTTTTCAGCCACGTATACTTGGCATCCTGCCCTCCTATTTCAAAAATGGTATCTACTTCTGGATTATAATGAACAGCCGCCGTCGCGTGTGCAGTGATTTCATTGATGATACCGTCTGTTCCGGCGTGAAGACCTGCTATATTGCGTCCTGAGCCTGTAACTCCCATAATTGTGGCAACGGTGCCATCGGGAACTTGTTTTGCCAGCTCGGCATAAACTTTGCGAGAAGCTTCGATCGGGTCTCCGTCAGTACGCAGGTAGCAGGAAGCTACTATTTTGAGGTTTTTAAGATCAACCAGAACGCCTTTAGTGGTGGTTGATCCTACATCAAGACCTAAAGTAAGCTTGTTACCTTTAGTGAATTCGACTTGATCTTCTTCATGGAATTCTACGAAATCGATATACTTTTTAAGAGGGGGCAAAAAGGTGAAACTAGTATTTCCCTTACGGATTAATTCATTGAAGTTTCCAGAATTGATTTTACCGTTTTCAGCTCCCCACAAAGCCGCTCCGAGAGCTTCCATGTAATGGGCATGTTCTGGAATTGTAAGGTCCGGTAATTCTTTTTTCAGTTCCCTGACCATAAATTTGTTCATGGTGCAGCTGCCGATAAGGGCGACTTTGTCAGAAGGAAGTTTTCTAAGCAGTTCTAAGCATTTTCCGGCCATCATGCTCGCCAGACCTGCTACGATGGCATTTTTTTCTATTCCCTTGTTTAGTGCGTGGGTACAATCGCTTTTACAGAATACAGAACATCTGCCGGAAACTTTATGTGGGGCTATATTTTCGTCCATGTCCGCCATTGATTCAAGATCGAGTCCCATACGGCCCAGTTGCTGGACCAGAAACTCACCTGTGCCGGAAGCGCATTTATTCCCTGTGTGAACAGTTTCTACTTTGCCGTCAGCACTTAAGAAATATGCCATAAATGTTTCGCCGCCAGCACTTAGAAGTGTGCGGTGTCCTTTTTGAGCAAGATCATTAAAAGATAAAGCAGATTCGAGGGCTTGCGGTTCAGATATGGAAGGCAGGTTTAAAAGGTGTCTGAATTTTCTGCCGGTAGTTGCAATTCTGACATTATCTAAGTTGCCGAATTTTTCTAAAAGGGAAAGTGTTGTCGCAGCGGGATTTCCTTCGTGGGAAACAGAAGCAGTTTCAAGTACGGTGGTTTTACCATTTTCTGAAGAAATTAAAACCATGCCGATGGTAGATGCTCCAGCGCAGATGCCTAGTGATTTATACATATCTTATGAGTCATATTTAATTTGTTTAATTGGAGGAAATTTAATTTCAAAAATTTTGTTCCAGAATTTTCCGGTTACAAAAAGACGTTTATTCTTGCTGTCCCACGCAATACCATTAGCAACTTCCGCATTTTTCCCGGCAAGAGGACGAAGACTTGAAATATCTATCCAAAACATGATTTTACCATTCGCGGGATTAATAGCTCCGATAATATCTTTGTGCCACACATTACAAAGGATGACTCCATTAGCATACTCCAGCTCATTTAAGCGGTATATTTTTTTATTACCATCAGTGATGCAAATTTTGCTTATTCTTTTGAAATCATGCGGGTCACGCAGGGTTAGATATTCAGATCCATTGCTTTGAATCAAAAAATCTCCATCATAGGTCAGTCCCCAGCCTTGCCCTTTGTATTTATAAATGGCTAAGCGCCTAATGGAGTGTAAATCGTACACAAAGCACTTTCCTGATTTCCATGTTAGTTGGAATATTTTGTTGTTCCAGAGACATATTCCCTCCCCGAAGAGGGTGTTGTCAATCTTATACTCGGTGCGGATTATACCGCTATCAGGTTCTATTTTACGTATGGATGAGTGGCCGTGCTTGCCGGTGCTTTCATAGAAATAGTTGCCATAGTATAAAAGGCCTTGAGTATATGCAGAGTCGTCGTGTGGTAATGATTTTATTATTTTACACTTAATTATTGGGGCTTTATGTGGACTCTTTTCAGCATAGCCTTTTTCCGCAAAAACAGGCAAGATTAGAACAAAGGCAGCTAAAAAGGTTATTATTTTACGTTTGTGCATTGCTCGGAAACCTAGCTGATTTTTGTGAGAAGTTCTATATTTGAAGAGATCGTTTTTTATTTTTTGGAAGGCGGTGCTTAGTAAGCTTAATAAAATTTAAAATAACCTCTTTAGAGGTGAATCAAATGGGATCAAAAAATACTTTTTTTAAATATAATTCACCGTTACAAGCTGTGGAGGAGAAAACTCCTGAGCTAGTTACTGTTGTTTCCAAGAAGCTGAAAGATGGTACAAAGAATAAAAAAATACAGTATTGGCTTGTGCGTGAAACTCCCTCAGAGATGTTTGAACTGCAAGAGATTAATTCTAATAATGTTCCAACCGGTCCTGGTAAATTAATCTCCAGCGAGAAATTTTCTTCTGATTATTCTCTTGAACTGGATTATTGGCAAAAAAAAGTTCGTCCTTCTATGGAAAATCTGGACAAGACTGTGCAGCGTGGTGAAAACCATAGGGCGCATGGAGAGCTATACAGTGCAGAAATGGAGTATTCTGGAGCTCTTGAAGTTGACGAAGATAATGTTCGGGCAACTTTTGGACTGGGCCTTACTTACCTTGCAA
This sequence is a window from Desulfovibrio sp. UCD-KL4C. Protein-coding genes within it:
- a CDS encoding glutaminyl-peptide cyclotransferase — its product is MHKRKIITFLAAFVLILPVFAEKGYAEKSPHKAPIIKCKIIKSLPHDDSAYTQGLLYYGNYFYESTGKHGHSSIRKIEPDSGIIRTEYKIDNTLFGEGICLWNNKIFQLTWKSGKCFVYDLHSIRRLAIYKYKGQGWGLTYDGDFLIQSNGSEYLTLRDPHDFKRISKICITDGNKKIYRLNELEYANGVILCNVWHKDIIGAINPANGKIMFWIDISSLRPLAGKNAEVANGIAWDSKNKRLFVTGKFWNKIFEIKFPPIKQIKYDS